The following proteins come from a genomic window of Lycium ferocissimum isolate CSIRO_LF1 chromosome 4, AGI_CSIRO_Lferr_CH_V1, whole genome shotgun sequence:
- the LOC132051618 gene encoding probable LRR receptor-like serine/threonine-protein kinase IRK, protein MKNTFLCEMRKVFGRVILLCILFPIFVKALNLSFNDDILGLMVFKADVEDPQGKLVSWNEEDDSPCYWNGIKCNPRSNRVSQIVLDGFGLSGKISRGLIRLQFLRKLSLAKNNFTGSISVSIVGLANLRVLDLSENNLFGTIPGDLFEQCGALRSISLAKNKFSGGIPESLKLCVALGSLNLSSNQFSGLLPSGIWSLNGLRSLDLSDNLLDGEIPVGIDSMYNLRGINLSKNHFKGEVPDGIGSCLLLRSIDLSENSLSGELPKTMHMLSLCNELVLKHNAFVGAIPEWIGEMKSLEMLDLSGNNFSGQLPTSVGKLQSLKILNVSRNAISGNLPKHMNSCVNLMTLDVSHNSLTGDLPHWVFKLGLRQLLFSENKLSGGLKNAFASSLDNSRQKLLAVDISSNELAGEIPFAIGDFNSLLSLNLSRNSLVGTIPKTVCQLKSLDVLDLSENQLNGSIPVELGGAYSLRELKLEKNALTGEIPTSIGNCSTLLSLSLSHNGLTGPVPATLAKLTNLQNVDLSFNKLTGILPKQLVNLGHLESFNISHNQLKGELPSGGFFNTISPYSVSANPSLCGAAANRSCPTVLPKPIVLNPNSTDSIPGTTVPRSLGHEKKILSISALIAIGAAAVIVVGVIAITVLNLRVRSATSRPAAPVTFSGGDDFSPSHSSDANSGKLVMFSGEFDFSTGSHALLNKDCELGRGGFGAVYRTVLADGVPVAIKKLTVSGLVKSQGDFEQEVKKLGKIHHPNVVALQGYYWTPSLQLLIYEFVTGGNLYEHIHEGSSKNLFSWNERFNVILGTAKGLANLHQMNITHYNLKSSNILIDSSGDPKVADYGLARLLPMLDRYVLSSKIQSALGYMAPEFACKTVKITEKCDVYGFGVLVLEIVTGKKPVEYMEDDVMVLCDVVRGALEEGKVEECVDRRLHGKFPAEEAIPVMKLGLICTSQVPSNRPDMAEVVNMLEMIRCPLD, encoded by the exons ATGAAAAACACATTTCTTTGTGAAATGAGGAAGGTTTTTGGTAGAGTAATATTATTGTGTATTTTATTTCCCATTTTTGTTAAAGCGTTGAACTTATCTTTCAATGATGATATACTGGGGTTAATGGTATTTAAAGCTGATGTTGAAGATCCCCAAGGAAAGTTAGTATCTTGGAATGAAGAAGATGATAGTCCATGTTATTGGAATGGGATAAAATGTAACCCAAGATCTAATAGAGTGTCTCAAATTGTTCTTGATGGATTTGGTCTTTCAGGTAAGATTAGTAGAGGTCTTATAAGGTTACAGTTTCTTCGTAAGCTTTCGCTTGCCAAGAACAACTTTACAGGTAGTATAAGTGTGAGTATTGTTGGACTTGCTAATCTGAGGGTACTTGACTTGAGTGAGAATAACTTATTTGGGACGATACCAGGTGATTTGTTTGAACAATGTGGGGCTTTAAGATCAATTTCCTTGGCCAAGAACAAGTTTTCGGGGGGAATTCCTGAAAGTTTGAAGTTATGTGTGGCTTTGGGGTCTTTAAACTTGTCGTCGAATCAGTTTTCGGGGTTGTTGCCTTCTGGAATTTGGTCTTTGAATGGGTTGAGGTCACTTGATCTGTCAGATAATTTGCTGGATGGTGAAATTCCAGTAGGCATTGACAGTATGTATAATTTGAGAGGTATAAATTTgagtaaaaatcattttaaaggTGAGGTTCCAGATGGAATTGGGAGTTGTTTGCTTTTGAGGTCAATTGATTTGAGTGAAAATTCACTCTCTGGAGAACTTCCAAAAACAATGCATATGCTTAGTTTGTGTAATGAGTTGGTATTGAAACACAATGCATTTGTTGGTGCTATACCAGAATGGATTGGAGAAATGAAAAGCCTTGAGATGCTTGATCTTTCTGGGAACAATTTCTCTGGTCAGTTACCGACTTCTGTTGGGAAACTTCAATCACTGAAAATACTGAACGTTTCGCGAAATGCTATTTCTGGGAATTTGCCCAAGCACATGAACAGTTGTGTTAATCTTATGACATTGGATGTTAGTCACAACTCTTTGACCGGTGATCTTCCTCATTGGGTATTCAAATTAGGATTGAGACAACTTTTGTTTTCTGAGAATAAATTAAGTGGGGGATTGAAGAATGCTTTTGCTTCTTCACTGGACAACTCACGTCAAAAGCTTCTAGCTGTCGATATCTCTAGCAATGAGTTAGCTGGTGAAATTCCATTTGCTATTGGTGATTTTAATAGCTTGCTGTCCTTGAATTTATCTAGAAATTCACTTGTCGGCACCATTCCTAAAACTGTTTGTCAACTGAAGTCACTGGATGTTCTTGACTTAAGCGAGAATCAGTTAAATGGTAGTATCCCTGTGGAACTTGGAGGAGCCTATTCTCTCAGGGAACTGAAGTTGGAGAAGAACGCATTGACAGGAGAAATTCCTACTTCTATTGGAAACTGTTCTACACTCTTGTCCTT GTCTCTGTCACATAATGGTTTAACTGGCCCTGTACCTGCAACCCTAGCTAAACTAACTAACCTACAAAATGTTGACCTGTCCTTTAACAAATTAACCGGAATCTTACCAAAGCAGTTGGTAAATCTTGGTCACCTCGAGTCGTTCAACATCTCACACAACCAGCTAAAGGGAGAACTGCCTTCTGGTGGTTTTTTCAACACTATTTCTCCTTATTCAGTGTCAGCCAATCCGTCTCTTTGTGGGGCTGCTGCTAATAGGTCTTGTCCAACTGTCCTTCCCAAGCCGATTGTTCTGAAtcccaactccacagattctaTTCCTGGTACTACTGTCCCTAGGAGTTTGGGCCACGAGAAGAAAATCCTAAGCATCTCTGCCCTTATTGCCATTGGTGCAGCtgctgttattgttgttggtgttattgCCATTACTGTGCTAAATCTTCGCGTACGGTCTGCAACATCTCGCCCTGCTGCCCCTGTTACGTTTTCTGGTGGGGATGACTTTAGCCCTTCACACAGTTCAGATGCAAATTCCGGTAAGCTTGTCATGTTTTCAGGCGAATTTGACTTCAGCACAGGGTCACATGCTCTACTTAACAAGGATTGTGAGCTCGGACGTGGTGGTTTTGGAGCTGTTTATCGCACTGTCCTCGCAGATGGGGTGCCAGTTGCCATTAAGAAGCTTACTGTCTCCGGTCTTGTTAAGTCTCAAGGAGACTTCGAACAGGAGGTTAAGAAATTGGGAAAAATCCATCACCCTAATGTTGTGGCTCTTCAAGGTTATTATTGGACACCATCACTACAGCTACTTATATATGAATTCGTAACTGGTGGAAATTTGTATGAGCATATCCATGAAGGTTCTAGTAAAAACTTGTTCTCATGGAATGAGCGGTTCAACGTGATTCTTGGTACAGCAAAAGGCTTGGCTAACTTACATCAAATGAACATAACTCACTATAACCTCAAATCCAGCAATATCTTGATCGATAGCTCCGGTGATCCTAAAGTTGCGGATTATGGGTTAGCGAGGTTGTTACCGATGTTAGATCGATACGTTTTGAGTAGCAAAATTCAAAGTGCACTTGGTTACATGGCACCTGAATTCGCATGCAAGACTGTGAAGATAACTGAGAAGTGCGATGTGTATGGATTTGGAGTTCTTGTTCTGGAGATTGTCACTGGAAAGAAGCCCGTTGAGTACATGGAGGACGACGTTATGGTATTGTGTGACGTAGTAAGGGGCGcattggaagaaggaaaggtgGAAGAATGTGTTGACAGGAGGCTGCATGGAAAATTTCCTGCCGAGGAAGCGATTCCTGTGATGAAGTTAGGTTTAATCTGCACATCACAAGTTCCTTCTAACAGGCCTGATATGGCAGAAGTGGTTAACATGTTGGAGATGATCAGATGTCCATTAGACTGA